The Montipora capricornis isolate CH-2021 chromosome 6, ASM3666992v2, whole genome shotgun sequence genome has a window encoding:
- the LOC138054274 gene encoding uncharacterized protein, translating to MDTLKKVRERKCKKERVNNSRTRAEKAQAQNDYDVAHKEARNSARKDKRCYIENLAKEAGDAAAKGNMKDLYYTTRKLAGKFGHVNHTIKDKQGNILTTTEEQLHRWVEHFGEVLNRPPPVGATDIPEADHLLPVNCAIPARTEISSAIRKMKDGKAAGTDNIPAEVFKADINTTTEVFYELFKSIWEDEKSPTEWKEGLIAC from the coding sequence ATGGATACCCTAAAGAAAGTGAGAGAAAGGAAGTGCAAGAAAGAGCGGGTTAACAACAGTCGGACGCGGGCAGAAAAGGCACAGGCGCAAAACGATTACGATGTTGCGCATAAGGAAGCTAGAAATAGTGCTCGAAAGGACAAGAGATGTTATATAGAGAACCTGGCAAAGGAGGCAGGGGATGCCGCAGCAAAAGGGAACATGAAAGACCTGTATTATACCACCAGAAAGCTAGCTGGGAAATTTGGTCATGTTAATCATACCATCAAGGACAAACAAGGAAATATTCTGACCACCACTGAGGAACAGCTGCATAGATGGGTCGAACATTTTGGAGAGGTCCTGAACAGGCCACCCCCAGTTGGAGCAACCGATATCCCAGAAGCTGATCATCTACTCCCAGTTAACTGCGCCATACCTGCAAGAACAGAGATTAGTAGTGCTATTAGGAAAATGAAGGACGGAAAGGCAGCAGGTACCGACAACATTCCTGCGGAAGTATTCAAAGCAGACATCAACACCACCACGGAGGTCTTTTATGAACTATTCAAAAGCATCTGGGAGGACGAGAAATCACCCACTGAGTGGAAAGAGGGTCTTATAGCTTGCTAG
- the LOC138054275 gene encoding craniofacial development protein 2-like, which translates to MITETATDRNTFTDVLVGEGPSGRMTRQRQSQKDPRRLISLLSTRHTIRIGTWNVRSMYQAGKASSIAEEMRNYNLEILGLSDVRWIQSGKCKLSSGETVLYSGHEDPSAPHTEGVALMISKHAARTLISWEPINSQLITALFKTSHGKINVRIIQCYAPTNEAEEATKKEFYNALQSLIARQRGKEVTILMGDLNAKIAGDNREYELVMGKHGLVEMNENGELFADLCANNDLVIGWSIFPHKRIHKDTWRSPDNITENQIDYFCIARQFRRSLQDVRAMRGADAGSDHHLLVATLKLKLKWCQAQQQTRAKYNVTHLRDPSVVEAFQINLRNRSKRWKI; encoded by the coding sequence ATGATTACTGAAACAGCAACAGATAGAAACACATTTACTGACGTCTTGGTAGGAGAAGGCCCTTCCGGGAGAATGACGCGGCAGAGGCAAAGCCAGAAGGACCCTCGGCGGCTGATTAGCCTTCTTTCAACAAGACACACCATCAGAATCGGTACGTGGAATGTCAGGTCCATGTACCAAGCCGGAAAAGCATCGTCCATTGCAGAGGAAATGAGGAATTACAACCTGGAGATCCTCGGTCTCAGCGACGTCCGTTGGATACAATCTGGTAAGTGCAAACTCAGCTCAGGAGAGACGGTGCTCTACTCAGGCCATGAAGACCCAAGCGCCCCCCACACGGAAGGAGTGGCACTCATGATCTCCAAGCATGCCGCCAGGACGCTTATTAGCTGGGAGCCGATCAACTCTCAACTTATTACTGCCCTTTTCAAGACATCGCAtggcaaaattaatgttagaatTATTCAATGCTACGCACCAACAAATGAAGCCGAAGAAGCAACTAAGAAGGAGTTTTACAACGCATTGCAGAGCCTCATTGCAAGGCAGAGAGGGAAGGAAGTTACCATTCTCATGGGAGATCTCAACGCCAAGATAGCAGGAGACAACAGAGAGTATGAGCTTGTAATGGGAAAACACGGACTAGTGGAGATGAACGAAAATGGCGAGCTATTCGCGGACCTTTGCGCCAACAATGACCTGGTGATTGGTTGGAGTATCTTTCCTCACAAAAGGATCCACAAAGACACGTGGCGTTCCCCGGATAACATCACCGAGAACCAGATAGATTATTTTTGCATTGCCCGACAGTTTAGAAGGTCTTTACAAGATGTCAGGGCTATGCGGGGAGCAGACGCCGGCAGCGACCATCATCTACTAGTAGCCACcctaaaactaaagctaaagTGGTGTCAAGCTCAACAGCAAACTAGAGCCAAATATAACGTGACACACCTGAGGGATCCTTCTGTTGTAGAAGCTTTCCAAATCAACCTTAGGAACCGTTCCAAGCGTTGGAAGATATAG
- the LOC138054271 gene encoding uncharacterized protein, with the protein MDTLKKVRERKCKKERVNNSRTRAEKAQAQNDYDVAHKEARKSARKDKRCYIENLAKEAGDAAAKGNMKDLYYTTRKLAGKFGHVNHTIKDKQGNILTTTEEQLHRWVEHFGEVLNRPPPVGATDIPEADHLLPVNCAIPARTEISSAIRKMKDGKAAGTDNIPAEVFKADINTTTEVFYELFKSIWEDEKSPTEWKEGLIAC; encoded by the coding sequence ATGGATACCCTAAAGAAAGTGAGAGAAAGGAAGTGCAAGAAAGAGCGGGTTAACAACAGTCGGACGCGGGCAGAAAAGGCACAGGCGCAAAACGATTACGATGTTGCGCATAAGGAAGCTAGAAAGAGTGCTCGAAAGGACAAGAGATGTTATATAGAGAACCTGGCAAAGGAGGCAGGGGATGCCGCAGCAAAAGGGAACATGAAAGACCTGTATTATACCACCAGAAAGCTAGCTGGGAAATTTGGTCATGTTAATCATACCATCAAGGACAAACAAGGAAATATTCTGACCACCACTGAGGAACAGCTGCATAGATGGGTCGAACATTTTGGAGAGGTCCTGAACAGGCCACCCCCAGTTGGAGCAACCGATATCCCAGAAGCTGATCATCTACTCCCAGTTAACTGCGCCATACCTGCAAGAACAGAGATTAGTAGTGCTATTAGGAAAATGAAGGACGGAAAGGCAGCAGGTACCGACAACATTCCTGCGGAAGTATTCAAAGCAGACATCAACACCACCACGGAGGTCTTTTATGAACTATTCAAAAGCATCTGGGAGGACGAGAAATCACCCACTGAGTGGAAAGAGGGTCTTATAGCTTGCTAG
- the LOC138054272 gene encoding craniofacial development protein 2-like translates to MITETATDRNTFTDVLVGEGPSGRMTRQRQSQKDPRRLISLLSTRHTIRIGTWNVRSMYQAGKASSIAEEMRNYNLEILGLSDVRWIQSGKCKLSSGETVLYSGHEDPSAPHTEGVALMISKHAVRTLISWEPINSQLITALFKTSHGKINVRIIQCYAPTNEAEEATKKEFYNALQSLIARQRGKEVTILMGDLNAKIAGDNREYELVMGKHGLVEMNENGELFADLCANNDLVIGWSIFPHKRIHKDTWRSPDNITENQIDYFCIARQFRRSLQDVRAMRGADAGSDHHLLVATLKLKLKWCQAQQQTRAKYNVTHLRDPSVVEAFQINLRNRSKRWKI, encoded by the coding sequence ATGATTACTGAAACAGCAACAGATAGAAACACATTTACTGACGTCTTGGTAGGAGAAGGCCCTTCCGGGAGAATGACGCGGCAGAGGCAAAGCCAGAAGGACCCTCGGCGGCTGATTAGCCTTCTTTCAACAAGACACACCATCAGAATCGGTACGTGGAATGTCAGGTCCATGTACCAAGCCGGAAAAGCATCGTCCATTGCAGAGGAAATGAGGAATTACAACCTGGAGATCCTCGGTCTCAGCGACGTCCGTTGGATACAATCTGGTAAGTGCAAACTCAGCTCAGGAGAGACGGTGCTCTACTCAGGCCATGAAGACCCAAGCGCCCCCCACACGGAAGGAGTGGCACTCATGATCTCCAAGCATGCCGTCAGGACGCTTATTAGCTGGGAGCCGATCAACTCTCAACTTATTACTGCCCTTTTCAAGACATCGCAtggcaaaattaatgttagaatTATTCAATGCTACGCACCAACAAATGAAGCCGAAGAAGCAACTAAGAAGGAGTTTTACAACGCATTGCAGAGCCTCATTGCAAGGCAGAGAGGGAAGGAAGTTACCATTCTCATGGGAGATCTCAACGCCAAGATAGCAGGAGACAACAGAGAGTATGAGCTTGTAATGGGAAAACACGGACTAGTGGAGATGAACGAAAATGGCGAGCTATTCGCGGACCTTTGCGCCAACAATGACCTGGTGATTGGTTGGAGTATCTTTCCTCACAAAAGGATCCACAAAGACACGTGGCGTTCCCCGGATAACATCACCGAGAACCAGATAGATTATTTTTGCATTGCCCGACAGTTTAGAAGGTCTTTACAAGATGTCAGGGCTATGCGGGGAGCAGACGCCGGCAGCGACCATCATCTACTAGTAGCCACcctaaaactaaagctaaagTGGTGTCAAGCTCAACAGCAAACTAGAGCCAAATATAACGTGACACACCTGAGGGATCCTTCTGTTGTAGAAGCTTTCCAAATCAACCTTAGGAACCGTTCCAAGCGTTGGAAGATATAG